From a single Adhaeribacter swui genomic region:
- a CDS encoding T9SS type B sorting domain-containing protein — translation MRINLPFHKTILPVFCFWVLVLFLGFSTQVQATHIRAGEITAQSDTTLPVANRNPLRYFFKMVQYADVNSAADNPTAILSFGDGTSQEVERADHRKITPDTWRNVYYFEHTYSGPGTFRLVYYEVNRSKNVVNMTQSDQQDFVLTTFITIDVFEPINHTPQLLVPPIDVATSGQLYVHNPGAFDADGDSLAFRLYPSQQNLTDDRDNPIIQDVFGFQWPNNFGGTALPNPPGGPPTFSINAVTGQITWNTPGRLGDYNVAFFVEEWRDGRKIGEVLRDMQIRVLPTDNQPPRLSEKELCVIAGTAIQEAVTVTDPDPGNIITIQAYSGILPPATFRQLNNNNGQFNWQTQCEDVREKPYQVVFRAVDNAAVPLADIKPWNIRVIGPSPTGFTAAIEGGGIRLNWDSYQCQGAEKLYIYRKEGESDFVPQICETGVPASTGFVRIGEVNKDQVTFYDNGIAGGLKRGQTYCYTIYAAWLAPGNGESLAAVPACVILPDNVPMLTNVSVTETSTTTGKNLVKWTRPRDGVTGLTPPLQYRLSRVEGQVGPVAAFAQIYQSGNLNDTTFTDTNLNTEEKAYTYKIELFHSPGGTAALVDTASPGSSVRLTTASENKAITLNWTYRVPWNNTARKHLIYRQIGNAFILIDSVDATINGGTYVDRGTYNNQPLVENQEYCYYVTTKGRYSNPRIPYLLLNNSQISCTSFEDVTAPCPPVLSINELICEQLTAQTPIQNVLTWVPNVTPPCGSDIAYYTIYYKASPESEYDSIATTPANVTTYTHGNLTSFAGCYVVTATDAAGNESEVSNEGCKDNCFYFSLPNIFTPNGDNKNDVFRPDDKRPSFIKSTKFTVFNRWGGKLYESTSDPMINWRGVDNGGSRVPDGVYYYQAEVEFFTLDPKNTRKTYKGWVEIVR, via the coding sequence ATGCGAATAAACTTACCCTTTCATAAAACAATACTACCAGTTTTCTGCTTTTGGGTGCTGGTTTTGTTTTTAGGCTTTTCTACTCAGGTGCAAGCCACCCACATCCGGGCCGGCGAAATTACCGCGCAAAGCGATACTACCTTGCCGGTAGCTAACCGCAACCCGCTCCGGTATTTTTTTAAAATGGTGCAATACGCCGACGTAAATTCGGCAGCCGATAACCCCACGGCCATATTAAGTTTCGGTGATGGTACCTCCCAGGAAGTGGAACGGGCCGACCATCGGAAGATTACCCCGGATACTTGGCGGAACGTGTATTACTTTGAACATACCTATTCGGGACCGGGCACCTTCCGGTTGGTTTACTACGAAGTAAACCGCAGTAAAAACGTAGTGAACATGACCCAATCCGATCAGCAGGATTTTGTGTTAACTACCTTTATTACCATCGACGTTTTCGAGCCTATTAATCATACACCACAATTACTGGTACCTCCCATCGATGTAGCTACCTCCGGCCAACTTTACGTGCACAACCCCGGTGCTTTTGATGCCGATGGGGATAGTTTGGCTTTCCGGCTATATCCTTCGCAGCAAAACTTAACCGACGACCGGGATAATCCGATAATACAAGATGTATTTGGGTTTCAATGGCCGAATAACTTTGGCGGTACGGCTTTACCCAACCCGCCGGGTGGTCCCCCAACGTTCAGCATCAATGCGGTAACTGGGCAAATTACCTGGAACACACCGGGGCGCTTAGGCGATTACAACGTAGCTTTTTTTGTGGAAGAATGGCGCGATGGGCGCAAAATAGGGGAGGTGCTCCGCGATATGCAAATCCGGGTTTTACCCACCGATAATCAGCCACCCCGTTTGTCGGAGAAGGAGCTTTGCGTTATTGCCGGAACTGCCATTCAGGAAGCGGTTACCGTAACCGACCCAGACCCGGGTAATATTATTACTATACAAGCCTACAGCGGTATTTTACCTCCGGCTACTTTCAGACAGTTAAATAATAATAATGGACAGTTTAACTGGCAAACCCAGTGCGAAGATGTGCGAGAAAAGCCGTACCAAGTAGTTTTCCGGGCGGTAGATAACGCGGCTGTTCCCCTGGCGGACATTAAACCCTGGAACATCCGGGTAATCGGGCCATCACCGACCGGCTTTACAGCCGCTATTGAAGGGGGAGGTATTCGATTAAACTGGGACAGCTACCAGTGCCAGGGAGCCGAAAAATTATACATCTACCGCAAAGAAGGCGAGTCGGACTTTGTGCCGCAAATATGTGAAACGGGCGTACCGGCTTCAACGGGGTTTGTGCGGATTGGGGAAGTAAACAAAGACCAAGTTACCTTTTACGATAACGGCATAGCCGGGGGTTTAAAACGGGGTCAGACTTATTGCTATACCATCTATGCGGCTTGGCTGGCACCGGGCAATGGCGAAAGCTTAGCGGCCGTACCTGCCTGCGTTATTCTGCCGGATAATGTGCCCATGCTTACCAACGTGAGTGTTACCGAAACCTCTACTACTACCGGTAAAAATTTGGTAAAATGGACTCGTCCGCGTGATGGAGTAACCGGTTTAACCCCGCCTTTGCAGTATCGTTTATCGCGGGTAGAGGGTCAGGTTGGTCCGGTAGCCGCCTTTGCTCAAATTTACCAATCCGGTAACTTAAACGATACCACCTTTACTGATACTAATCTAAATACCGAAGAAAAAGCATATACCTATAAAATCGAGTTATTCCATTCGCCGGGCGGTACGGCTGCTTTGGTAGATACGGCTTCGCCGGGATCAAGCGTACGCTTAACCACTGCTTCGGAAAATAAGGCCATTACTTTGAACTGGACCTACCGGGTACCCTGGAACAATACCGCGCGCAAGCACCTGATCTACCGGCAAATTGGCAATGCCTTTATTTTAATCGACAGCGTAGATGCTACCATTAACGGGGGCACTTACGTAGACCGGGGTACATATAATAACCAGCCCCTGGTAGAAAATCAGGAATATTGTTATTACGTAACTACTAAGGGCCGCTACTCCAACCCACGAATTCCGTATTTGCTGCTCAACAACAGCCAGATTTCTTGTACCAGTTTCGAAGATGTAACGGCGCCTTGTCCGCCGGTATTAAGCATTAATGAGCTTATTTGCGAACAGCTCACGGCGCAAACTCCCATCCAAAATGTATTAACCTGGGTACCGAATGTAACGCCGCCGTGTGGCTCTGATATTGCTTACTATACCATTTACTACAAAGCTTCGCCCGAAAGTGAGTACGATTCTATTGCCACTACGCCTGCCAACGTAACCACTTACACCCACGGCAATTTAACCTCGTTTGCGGGTTGTTACGTGGTAACGGCCACCGATGCGGCAGGCAACGAGAGCGAAGTAAGCAACGAAGGGTGCAAAGACAACTGCTTCTACTTTAGCTTGCCCAACATTTTTACCCCGAACGGCGATAACAAAAACGATGTGTTTAGACCCGACGATAAACGGCCAAGCTTTATCAAATCAACTAAGTTTACCGTGTTTAACCGGTGGGGAGGCAAACTCTACGAAAGCACTTCAGATCCTATGATTAACTGGCGGGGAGTAGATAACGGCGGTAGCCGGGTGCCGGATGGCGTATACTACTACCAGGCCGAAGTAGAATTCTTTACCCTGGATCCGAAAAACACCCGCAAAACGTACAAAGGCTGGGTGGAGATTGTTAGATAG
- a CDS encoding acyltransferase family protein, with the protein MTSPAADSLIKNKYFPALTGLRALAAYLVFFHHAFPANTSSVYWNQMVFAGQSGVTIFFVLSGFLISYKYNPVSGRIDYKNYLLKRFARIYPLYMLLTVLILVWQNDANSRHWFLNLTLLKGFFDAYKFTGIGPGWSLTVEACFYLLAPLLFSLFRLNGLVTLLILILSGGTLVVLAKAYYATIFFNSLSFMLGYTFFGRCFEFYCGYLVAQYYRQASVLSQNKLFTIMGLLLTLAGIGLVGFTSNIVWFTEESYAVKWSTAINNFCLPVAIGILLYGLITENTLFARILATKPAQVLGKSSYAFFLIHSGLIYEFFYFHLSTSRFLIFLALNGLAIILYYTLEKPLYTQITRSKTYSEPDL; encoded by the coding sequence TTGACCTCACCCGCTGCCGACTCTTTAATTAAAAACAAATATTTTCCGGCACTTACCGGTCTGCGGGCTTTGGCGGCTTATCTGGTTTTTTTCCATCATGCGTTTCCGGCCAATACTAGCTCGGTATACTGGAACCAAATGGTTTTTGCCGGCCAATCCGGGGTAACCATTTTTTTTGTTTTGAGTGGCTTTTTAATTTCTTACAAATACAATCCGGTTTCGGGCCGCATCGATTATAAAAATTACCTGCTAAAACGCTTTGCCCGCATTTATCCGCTGTATATGCTATTAACCGTGCTTATTTTGGTATGGCAAAACGATGCCAACTCCCGGCATTGGTTTTTAAACTTAACTTTGTTAAAAGGCTTTTTTGATGCGTACAAATTTACGGGCATTGGGCCGGGTTGGTCTTTAACGGTAGAAGCTTGTTTTTACTTGCTGGCTCCCCTACTTTTTAGCCTGTTCCGCCTGAACGGTTTAGTTACTTTACTTATTCTTATATTAAGTGGCGGCACGCTGGTGGTTTTGGCGAAAGCTTATTACGCTACCATTTTTTTTAACTCTTTAAGTTTCATGCTGGGTTATACCTTTTTTGGCCGTTGTTTCGAGTTTTATTGCGGCTATTTGGTAGCCCAGTATTACCGGCAGGCTAGCGTTTTATCGCAAAATAAATTATTTACAATAATGGGCTTGTTGCTTACGCTAGCGGGCATTGGTTTGGTAGGCTTCACCAGCAACATCGTTTGGTTCACCGAAGAATCGTATGCAGTTAAGTGGAGCACCGCCATCAATAATTTTTGCTTGCCAGTAGCCATTGGTATTTTACTCTATGGTTTAATAACCGAAAATACTCTTTTTGCCAGAATATTAGCTACTAAACCGGCCCAGGTACTTGGTAAAAGCTCCTACGCGTTCTTTCTAATTCACAGCGGTTTAATTTACGAGTTCTTCTATTTTCACCTTTCTACCAGCCGCTTCCTTATTTTTCTGGCGCTTAATGGCTTGGCTATTATTTTATATTACACCCTGGAAAAGCCGCTTTATACCCAGATTACCCGCAGTAAGACCTATAGTGAGCCTGATTTATAA
- a CDS encoding polyprenyl synthetase family protein: MKITLDEIQAPIAQEMREFETKFRQSMRSKVLLLDKIMSYIVKRKGKQMRPMFVFFSANLFSNGISDATYRGAALIELLHTATLVHDDVVDDANYRRGFFSVNALWKNKIAVLVGDYLLSKGLLLSLQHNDFDLLKIVSNAVREMSEGELLQIEKARRLDITEEIYFDIIRQKTASLIASCCAVGAASSGADQASIEKARLFGEKVGIAFQIKDDLFDYGTAEIGKPVGIDIKEKKMTLPLIYALQQASWLTKRQMIYNVKNNNGKSQVVTKVIDFVKSSGGLDYAITRMNQFANEALEILHTFEPSPSRTSLEQLIRFTIERNK; encoded by the coding sequence ATGAAGATAACTTTAGACGAGATACAAGCCCCCATCGCCCAGGAAATGCGCGAGTTTGAAACTAAATTTCGCCAGTCGATGCGTTCTAAAGTGTTGTTGCTCGATAAAATCATGAGCTACATTGTAAAACGGAAAGGCAAGCAAATGCGGCCCATGTTCGTTTTCTTTTCGGCTAATTTGTTTTCCAACGGCATTTCGGATGCTACTTACCGCGGCGCTGCTCTTATTGAATTGCTGCATACGGCCACCCTGGTGCACGACGATGTGGTAGACGATGCCAATTACCGACGCGGCTTTTTTTCGGTAAATGCGCTCTGGAAAAACAAAATTGCCGTTCTGGTGGGCGACTACCTGTTATCTAAAGGGTTATTGCTCTCGCTGCAACACAACGATTTTGATTTGCTGAAGATTGTATCGAATGCGGTACGCGAAATGAGCGAAGGCGAACTGCTGCAAATCGAAAAGGCCCGCCGCCTGGACATTACCGAAGAAATTTATTTTGATATTATCCGGCAAAAAACCGCTTCACTTATTGCTTCTTGCTGCGCCGTAGGGGCCGCTTCTTCCGGGGCCGACCAAGCGAGCATCGAGAAAGCCCGGCTTTTTGGCGAAAAAGTAGGCATCGCTTTTCAGATTAAAGACGACTTGTTTGATTATGGCACCGCCGAAATTGGCAAACCCGTTGGCATTGACATTAAAGAGAAAAAAATGACTTTGCCGCTGATTTACGCTTTACAGCAAGCTAGCTGGCTTACGAAACGGCAAATGATTTACAACGTTAAAAACAACAACGGCAAAAGCCAGGTGGTAACCAAAGTAATTGATTTTGTGAAAAGCTCTGGCGGCTTAGATTACGCCATCACCCGCATGAACCAATTTGCCAACGAAGCCCTGGAAATCCTGCACACCTTCGAGCCTTCTCCTTCCCGTACTTCGCTCGAGCAATTAATCCGGTTTACGATCGAGCGGAATAAGTAA
- the folK gene encoding 2-amino-4-hydroxy-6-hydroxymethyldihydropteridine diphosphokinase — protein MFTAYLLLGSNLGNREDYLFQARNLIGDRLGEIKQQSGIYETAAWGVENQQAFLNQVLAIETPLAPEELLREINFLEAELGRVRRVRWGARVIDIDILFYGNVVLQTQRLTIPHPELQNRRFTLVPLTEIAPDFIHPVLGLSSQQLLAQCPDTLEVKKFK, from the coding sequence ATGTTTACCGCTTATTTATTATTAGGAAGTAACCTGGGCAACCGCGAAGATTATCTTTTTCAGGCCCGGAATTTAATTGGTGATCGGTTAGGCGAAATCAAGCAACAATCGGGTATTTACGAAACTGCCGCCTGGGGCGTAGAAAATCAGCAAGCCTTTCTGAACCAAGTGCTGGCCATAGAAACCCCGTTAGCCCCCGAAGAATTGTTGCGGGAAATAAATTTTCTGGAAGCCGAATTAGGCCGGGTGCGCCGGGTACGCTGGGGTGCCCGGGTAATTGATATTGATATTTTATTTTACGGCAATGTAGTTTTGCAAACGCAACGCCTCACCATTCCGCACCCGGAGTTGCAGAACCGGCGTTTTACTTTGGTACCCCTCACCGAAATAGCCCCGGATTTTATTCACCCGGTGCTTGGCTTAAGCAGCCAACAACTGCTGGCGCAATGCCCGGACACCTTAGAAGTTAAAAAATTTAAATAA
- a CDS encoding alpha/beta hydrolase family protein, whose translation MQKIGFELTPKHGRAFGADARFIKNQQAKPVVIFVHGFKGFKDWGHFNLLADYFANQGFVFIKLNLSHNGTTLNGEDLTDMEAFGRNNFSIELDDLGILIDYLFHSPAALPQDEMDLNKLYLIGHSRGGGLVILKTAEEPRIKAVAGWAPVSDMTMRWPEQLITDWQKNGVHYIYNSRINQQMPLYYQLVEDFRANQARLDIPSVVARLQQPLLILHAEDDETLPVSMAYELKANQPKAEVVILPEGGHTFGGKHPYPELTLPASTQFVADQTIAFFRKH comes from the coding sequence ATGCAGAAAATAGGTTTTGAATTAACCCCGAAACACGGCCGGGCTTTTGGCGCAGATGCCCGCTTTATAAAAAATCAGCAAGCGAAACCCGTTGTTATTTTTGTGCATGGCTTTAAAGGTTTTAAAGATTGGGGGCATTTTAATTTACTGGCCGATTATTTTGCCAATCAAGGTTTTGTATTTATAAAATTAAACTTATCGCACAACGGCACTACGCTTAACGGCGAAGATTTAACGGACATGGAAGCCTTTGGCCGGAATAACTTTTCGATTGAGCTGGACGATTTAGGTATTTTAATAGATTACTTATTTCATTCGCCGGCTGCGTTGCCGCAAGATGAAATGGACTTGAATAAACTGTACCTGATTGGGCATAGCCGGGGCGGCGGGCTGGTAATTTTAAAAACGGCCGAAGAACCGCGCATTAAGGCGGTAGCGGGTTGGGCACCCGTGAGTGATATGACCATGCGCTGGCCCGAGCAGCTCATAACCGACTGGCAAAAAAACGGGGTACACTACATTTATAATTCCCGCATTAACCAGCAAATGCCGCTTTATTACCAATTAGTTGAAGATTTCCGGGCGAACCAGGCCCGCCTGGATATACCCAGCGTGGTAGCCCGTTTACAGCAACCCTTGTTAATTTTGCACGCCGAAGATGACGAAACTTTGCCGGTAAGCATGGCCTACGAATTAAAAGCCAATCAACCCAAAGCCGAGGTCGTTATTTTACCGGAAGGTGGCCATACTTTCGGGGGCAAACATCCTTACCCGGAGCTAACTTTACCCGCCAGCACGCAATTTGTGGCCGATCAAACCATTGCTTTTTTCCGGAAACACTAA
- a CDS encoding aconitate hydratase, whose translation MAFDIDMIKAVYAGLGEKIAAARQAVGRPLTQTEKILYAHLYNGSATQAYERGKSYVDFAPDRVAMQDATAQMALLQFMQAGKPKVAVPSSVHCDHLIQARVGANQDLSEAYAENKEVYDFLASVSNKYGIGFWKPGAGIIHTVVQENYAFPGGMMIGTDSHTPNAGGVGMIAIGVGGADAVDVMAGMAWELKFPKVIGVKLTGKMSGWTAPKDVILKVAGILTVKGGTGAIVEYFGEGANSISCSGKSTICNMGAEIGATTSVFGYDDKMREYLIHTDRADVAELADQVAEHLRADDEVYANPESFYDQLIEIDLSTLEPHVNGPFTPDAAWPISEFAAAVREHNWPSKLEVGLIGSCTNSSYEDLTRAASLAQQAIDKGLTVNAEYTITPGSEVVRYTAERDGILNTFAEIGGVVLANACGPCIGQWARHTDDPRRKNSIITSFNRNFAKRNDGNPNTHAFVASPEIVTAFAIAGDLTFNPLTDTLPNKNGEQVKLDEPTGIQFPEKGFSVEDAGYIAPAADSSAVEVIVDPNSDRLQLLEGFAPWSGTNLTGLRLLIKAQGKCTTDHISMAGPWLKYRGHLDNISNNMLIGAINAYNSEANNVKNQLTGAYGEVPAVARAYKAAGIGSVVVGDENYGEGSSREHAAMEPRHLGVLAVLVKSFARIHETNLKKQGMLALTFANKEDYDLVQEDDTFDILGLTEFAPGKPLQVVLHHADGTTHTFDVNHTYNEGQIAWFKAGSALNLIRLQEQTTSGPMQG comes from the coding sequence ATGGCATTTGATATTGATATGATTAAGGCAGTTTATGCCGGATTAGGGGAAAAGATAGCTGCTGCCCGCCAGGCAGTGGGCCGTCCGTTGACCCAAACAGAAAAAATATTATACGCACACTTATATAATGGCTCGGCTACCCAAGCCTACGAGCGTGGCAAATCGTACGTAGATTTTGCCCCGGACCGGGTAGCTATGCAAGATGCCACCGCCCAGATGGCATTGCTGCAATTTATGCAAGCAGGCAAACCTAAAGTTGCCGTTCCTTCTTCCGTACACTGCGATCACTTAATTCAGGCTCGGGTAGGGGCAAATCAGGATTTATCTGAAGCTTACGCCGAAAACAAAGAAGTTTATGATTTCCTGGCTTCTGTTTCTAATAAATACGGTATTGGCTTCTGGAAACCCGGTGCCGGTATTATTCACACGGTAGTGCAAGAAAACTATGCCTTTCCGGGTGGGATGATGATTGGTACCGACTCGCACACGCCGAATGCGGGTGGTGTTGGTATGATTGCCATTGGTGTTGGTGGTGCCGATGCGGTAGATGTAATGGCCGGTATGGCCTGGGAGTTAAAGTTTCCGAAAGTAATTGGTGTAAAACTTACCGGTAAAATGAGCGGCTGGACTGCTCCGAAAGACGTAATTTTAAAAGTAGCCGGTATTCTTACCGTTAAAGGCGGTACCGGAGCTATTGTGGAATATTTCGGCGAAGGCGCCAACAGCATATCTTGTTCCGGTAAATCTACCATTTGTAACATGGGTGCCGAAATTGGCGCTACCACTTCGGTTTTTGGTTACGACGATAAAATGCGCGAGTACCTGATCCACACCGATCGGGCCGATGTAGCGGAATTAGCCGACCAGGTTGCCGAGCACCTGCGCGCCGATGATGAAGTTTACGCTAACCCCGAATCTTTCTACGATCAGTTAATTGAAATTGATTTAAGCACCTTGGAACCGCACGTAAACGGACCGTTTACGCCGGATGCCGCCTGGCCGATTTCCGAATTTGCCGCTGCCGTGCGCGAGCACAACTGGCCTTCTAAATTAGAGGTAGGTTTAATTGGTTCTTGTACCAACTCGTCTTACGAAGATCTTACCCGGGCCGCTTCTCTGGCACAACAAGCCATTGATAAAGGCCTTACCGTTAATGCTGAATATACCATTACACCGGGTTCGGAAGTAGTACGTTACACCGCTGAGCGCGATGGTATTTTAAATACTTTTGCCGAAATAGGCGGGGTAGTTCTGGCAAACGCTTGCGGTCCGTGTATTGGCCAGTGGGCCCGCCATACCGACGACCCAAGACGTAAAAATTCTATTATTACTTCGTTTAACCGCAACTTTGCCAAACGGAACGACGGTAACCCCAACACCCACGCTTTTGTGGCTTCGCCCGAAATTGTAACCGCTTTTGCTATTGCCGGCGATTTAACGTTTAACCCATTAACCGATACCTTACCCAATAAAAACGGCGAGCAAGTTAAACTGGATGAGCCCACCGGTATTCAATTCCCCGAAAAAGGCTTCTCCGTGGAAGATGCCGGGTATATTGCCCCCGCCGCAGATTCAAGTGCCGTAGAAGTAATCGTGGATCCAAATTCGGATCGCTTGCAATTGCTTGAAGGCTTTGCGCCGTGGTCTGGTACTAACTTAACAGGTCTGCGGTTATTAATTAAAGCCCAGGGTAAATGTACCACCGACCATATTTCTATGGCGGGTCCTTGGTTAAAATACCGCGGTCACCTGGATAATATCTCCAATAACATGTTAATCGGGGCTATTAATGCTTACAACAGCGAGGCCAATAACGTGAAAAACCAACTTACCGGCGCCTACGGCGAAGTTCCGGCGGTTGCCCGGGCCTACAAAGCTGCTGGTATCGGCTCGGTAGTAGTCGGCGACGAAAATTATGGCGAAGGTTCCAGCCGGGAACACGCGGCTATGGAGCCCCGCCATTTAGGCGTGTTAGCGGTACTGGTAAAATCATTTGCCCGTATTCACGAAACCAACCTGAAAAAACAAGGTATGCTGGCTTTAACCTTCGCGAATAAAGAAGATTACGACCTGGTTCAGGAAGACGATACTTTTGATATTTTAGGATTAACCGAGTTTGCTCCGGGCAAACCGTTGCAGGTAGTATTGCACCACGCCGATGGCACCACCCACACCTTCGACGTGAACCATACCTACAACGAAGGCCAGATTGCCTGGTTTAAAGCGGGTTCTGCCCTTAACCTCATTCGGTTGCAGGAACAAACTACTTCCGGCCCTATGCAAGGTTAA
- the fabD gene encoding ACP S-malonyltransferase: MKAYIFPGQGSQFSGMGRDLYEQYPAAKALFDKANELLGFNITQIMFSGSDDELKQTNVTQPAIFLHSVAMATVAPDFKPEMVAGHSLGEFSALVANKVLAFEDALLLVAKRAQAMQKACEANPSAMAAILGLDDRTVEEVCAQIEEIVVAANYNCPGQLVISGSNLGVAIACEKLKVAGAKRALPLPVGGAFHSPLMQPAEAELAEAIKNTQFNEGICPVYQNVDAKPYTDPEQIKQNLIKQLTAPVRWTQTVQNMITDGATLFVECGPGKVLQGLVKKINKEAEVASAL, from the coding sequence ATGAAAGCATATATATTTCCGGGTCAGGGTTCGCAGTTCTCGGGCATGGGGCGCGATTTATACGAGCAATATCCGGCCGCAAAGGCTTTATTTGATAAAGCAAATGAGCTATTAGGATTTAACATTACCCAAATCATGTTCTCGGGCTCCGACGATGAACTAAAGCAAACCAACGTAACGCAACCCGCTATTTTCTTGCACTCGGTTGCGATGGCTACCGTAGCTCCGGATTTTAAACCCGAAATGGTGGCGGGGCATTCATTAGGTGAGTTTTCGGCGTTGGTGGCCAATAAAGTACTGGCTTTTGAAGATGCTTTGCTTCTGGTGGCCAAACGCGCACAGGCCATGCAAAAAGCGTGTGAGGCTAACCCATCGGCCATGGCGGCTATTCTGGGCCTCGACGATAGAACCGTGGAAGAAGTGTGCGCCCAAATTGAGGAAATAGTAGTGGCCGCTAATTACAATTGCCCAGGGCAGTTAGTAATTTCGGGTAGTAACCTGGGGGTAGCTATAGCTTGCGAAAAATTAAAAGTAGCGGGCGCTAAACGCGCTTTACCTTTGCCAGTGGGAGGCGCTTTCCACTCGCCTTTAATGCAACCCGCCGAAGCCGAATTGGCCGAAGCCATTAAAAATACGCAGTTTAACGAAGGCATTTGCCCGGTTTACCAAAACGTAGACGCCAAACCTTACACCGATCCGGAGCAGATTAAGCAAAACTTAATAAAGCAATTAACCGCACCGGTACGCTGGACCCAAACGGTACAGAACATGATTACCGATGGCGCTACTTTGTTCGTTGAGTGCGGGCCAGGTAAAGTTTTACAAGGATTAGTAAAAAAAATAAACAAAGAGGCGGAAGTAGCCTCGGCGCTTTAA
- a CDS encoding peroxiredoxin family protein codes for MKLFPLSITLRNVLLAAILLMALSCQQAPKELKPGMWRAVLTVSNQELPFLMQVDKQENGKTVAYLINGEEKILLDEITVTGDSVTIPLHIFDADIQAQINDQQDGLTGKWVRYRLDQPYEVAFTAELGKDYRFSEKPKAASYDYTGKWDVIFKNEDGSEDKAIGVFEQQGNRLKGTFLSTTGDYRYLAGEVNADELRLSTFDGSHAYLFKAKPDGTDKIKGDFWAGKSSYITWTGVRNPNAELPSADTLTYLKKGYTKLSFSFPDLNGQKVSLNDEKYRNKVVVVQLLGSWCPNCMDETKFLAPFYEQNKNRGIEIIGLAYEQSPEFEQAKPRVERMRDRLQVGYDLLIAGSRDKEEAAKTLPMLNHVLGFPTTIFIDKKGDVRKIHTGFSGPGTGKYYDEFVQDFNQTIDKLVKE; via the coding sequence ATGAAACTATTTCCTTTATCCATAACCCTCCGGAATGTTTTACTCGCGGCTATTTTGTTAATGGCCTTGAGTTGCCAACAAGCGCCAAAGGAATTAAAACCTGGCATGTGGCGAGCGGTGCTTACCGTATCTAACCAGGAACTGCCCTTTTTAATGCAGGTTGATAAGCAGGAAAACGGGAAAACGGTAGCGTATCTGATTAACGGCGAAGAAAAAATATTACTCGACGAAATTACCGTTACCGGCGACTCGGTTACCATACCCCTGCATATTTTTGACGCCGACATCCAAGCCCAAATCAACGACCAGCAAGACGGCCTCACAGGCAAATGGGTCCGGTATCGTTTAGACCAACCTTACGAAGTAGCGTTTACCGCCGAATTAGGTAAGGATTACCGGTTCTCCGAAAAACCGAAAGCTGCCAGTTATGATTATACCGGCAAGTGGGACGTAATTTTTAAAAATGAGGATGGCTCCGAAGACAAAGCCATTGGGGTGTTTGAGCAGCAAGGCAACAGATTAAAAGGTACTTTCTTAAGCACTACCGGCGACTACCGTTACCTGGCCGGCGAAGTAAACGCCGATGAGTTACGCCTTTCTACTTTTGATGGCTCGCACGCGTATTTGTTTAAAGCCAAACCCGACGGCACCGATAAAATAAAAGGCGATTTTTGGGCAGGAAAATCAAGTTATATTACCTGGACCGGCGTACGAAACCCCAATGCCGAGCTGCCTTCGGCGGACACCTTAACTTATTTAAAAAAAGGCTATACCAAGCTTAGTTTTTCCTTCCCGGATTTAAACGGCCAGAAAGTATCGCTTAACGACGAGAAATACCGCAACAAGGTAGTAGTGGTGCAATTATTAGGTTCGTGGTGCCCCAACTGCATGGATGAAACCAAATTTCTGGCTCCTTTCTACGAACAAAATAAAAACCGGGGCATCGAAATAATTGGCCTGGCTTACGAGCAAAGTCCGGAATTTGAACAAGCCAAACCTCGTGTAGAACGTATGCGCGACCGCTTGCAGGTAGGTTACGATTTACTGATTGCCGGCTCCCGCGACAAAGAAGAAGCCGCTAAAACCTTGCCCATGCTCAATCATGTATTAGGCTTCCCAACAACGATTTTCATCGATAAAAAAGGCGACGTTCGGAAAATTCATACCGGCTTTTCGGGCCCGGGCACCGGCAAATACTATGACGAATTTGTGCAGGATTTTAACCAAACCATTGATAAACTAGTAAAAGAATAA